One Miscanthus floridulus cultivar M001 chromosome 11, ASM1932011v1, whole genome shotgun sequence DNA window includes the following coding sequences:
- the LOC136491287 gene encoding uncharacterized protein isoform X1, protein MFVKKLVEKASKKQHIGSISSLRAEDVSPRLAFHYGVPADAALLAYDPILHVLAVATRNGQIKLFGRDNTQALLQFPSPLPSRLLQFAEGQGVLLNVNTQNQIEVWDIDAKKLCYLHPIEKAITAFSVLQKSSYIYVGDSSGNVSLLKLDLAQRCLADMPYWIPFTESYGSTASAGNDVEVIFVSPQPLSELNRVLIIFRDGVMSLWDIKASKAVSISGKTMQQQSQKEAKNVTSACWACAKGSKIAIGYDNGDLYIWAIPEVTSTQNSSSMGSQNLPIQRLNLGYKLDKLPIVSLQWISSDGKAGRLYINGFNDHGHLFQVLILNEESESRIVKMVLPIAESCQGMELVTGLSDPNKHRQSALVLLLKSGQICLYDDSEIERYLLHSQSRSPPTLPNCSYVKLPYGDSGISVAKLYTCNPAALASLDEDYFSSATKYPWLFSMKDKGQTLTSFTNIHKTRNLCITGHLDGTISFWDASCPHLLQIFMIKQQNEDNTSTGNPITSLQFDMSSSILLSGERSGMVRIITFKKDSSDNIFSFLNAKQRDNCNVRSIKLKGAVTTMSSISKSKHFAAGTEKGIVSVINVEDATILYQKQFECRLSGGIASLQFEIYSHNGYDKDILIAAMEDSSIFIIEEENGKLLNPNPVQTDKPSKALLLQMLELSPNDTPAVSDNHDIVSKESLLLLCTENAIRLFSLSHAIQGTKKIINKKKLNSSCCFASLIHSSSNDIGLILVFFNGKIEIRSLADLSLLKDAFLRGFVYSRNLNSTSSIACSSDGETILFNGEETYFFSTLCQDEIYRHVDSISTVYRKESSTREDSSFVVKSPKEKKKGLFGMIMKDHKGSKSKESAANGSEQCIATTSEELASIFSSTNFAPPSEGRNSSLRDDENVELDIDDINIDDNPQKPKGPHFPGLSKEKISKGLHTLRGKLKPKTEEKISSGNKKIEDETSVSQVDQIKMKYGYANTTNDDSTSVPKMIGNKLQENMKKLEGINLRAADMASGAQSFSAMAKELLRTTKNEKGTS, encoded by the exons CAGCATATCGGCAGCATCAGCTCCCTGCGCGCCGAGGACGTCAGCCCGCGGCTAGCCTTCCACTATGGCGTCCCCGCCGACGCCGCCCTCCTCGCCTACGACCCCATCCTCCACGTCCTCGCCGTCGCCACCAG GAATGGGCAGATCAAGCTGTTCGGCCGCGACAACACGCAGGCGTTGCTCCAGTTCCCCTCCCCACTCCCTTCCAGGCTCTTGCAG TTTGCCGAGGGCCAAGGGGTTCTGCTCAATGTCAACACCCAGAACCAGATCGAG GTTTGGGACATTGATGCGAAAAAACTCTGTTATCTGCACCCGATTGAAAAGGCGATCACTGCATTCTCTGTGCTGCAGAAGAGCTCCTACAT ATATGTTGGGGATAGTTCTGGAAATGTGTCTCTATTGAAGCTTGATTTGGCTCAGAGATGCCTAGCTGACATGCCGTACTGGATACCTTTTACTGAATCTTATG GTTCCACTGCTAGTGCTGGTAATGATGTCGAAGTAATATTTGTTTCGCCCCAGCCTTTGTCTGAATTGAACAG GGTGCTCATTATATTCAGAGATGGGGTTATGAGTTTGTGGGATATTAAAGCTAGCAAAGCAGTATCCATATCTGGTAAAACTATGCAGCAGCAATCACAGAAGGAGGCTAAAAATGTAACGTCAGCATGCTGGGCTTGTGCCAAGGGAAGCAAAATTGCTATTGGATACGATAATGGCGATTTATACATTTGGGCTATTCCTGAGGTTACAAGTACACAAAATTCCTCATCTATGGGCAGCCAGAATCTACCTATTCAGAGGCTTAACCTAGGATACAAGCTAGACAAGTTGCCAATAGTCTCTTTGCAATGGATCTCTAGCGATGGAAAGGCAGGTCGTTTGTATATCAATGGTTTCAATGATCATGGACACCTATTTCAG GTTCTGATTCTGAATGAAGAGAGTGAATCACGAATTGTAAAGATGGTCTTGCCTATCGCTGAATCTTGCCAAGGAATGGAACTTGTTACAGGGCTTAGTGACCCAAATAAGCACAGACAAAGTGCCCTTGTTCTTTTGTTGAAATCTGGTCAGATCTGTTTATATGATGATTCAGAAATTGAGCGCTATCTCCTTCACTCTCAGTCTAGATCACCTCCAACACTTCCAAACTGTTCATATGTGAAGCTTCCTTATGGTGATTCAGGCATCAGTGTTGCAAAGTTGTATACATGTAACCCTGCAGCCTTAGCTTCTTTGGACGAG GATTATTTTTCATCAGCCACCAAATATCCATGGCTGTTTTCAATGAAGGATAAAGGTCAGACTTTAACAAGTTTTACCAACATTCATAAGACCCGGAACCTCTGTATAACTGGACATCTAGATGGAACCATAAGCTTTTGGGATGCATCATGCCCTCATTTGCTGCAGATTTTTATGATAAAGCAGCAG AATGAAGATAATACATCAACTGGCAACCCTATCACATCATTACAGTTTGATATGTCCTCTAGCATTCTGTTGTCTGGAGAAAGGAGTGGAATG GTCCGtattatcacattcaaaaaggaCTCCAGCGACAACATATTCTCCTTTTTAAATG CAAAGCAAAGAGATAACTGCAATGTCAGAAGTATAAAGCTTAAAGGAGCTGTAACCACAATGTCTTCTATCTCAAAATCAAAGCATTTTGCTGCTGGGACAGAAAAAGGAATT GTATCAGTTATCAACGTAGAAGATGCTACAATCTTATATCAAAAACAGTTTGAGTGTCGACTATCTGGTGGAATCGCCTCTTTGCAATTTGAAATCTATAGCCATAATGGATATGACAAGGACATTTTGATAGCAGCGATGGAAGATTCATCTATTTTTATTATCGAGGAAGAAAATGGGAAACTTTTGAACCCCAACCCAGTTCAGACTGACAAGCCCTCTAAAGCCCTTCTTCTGCAGATGTTAG AGTTATCGCCCAATGACACACCAGCAGTTTCAGATAACCACGATATAGTATCGAAGGAATCATTGCTGTTACTTTGCACTGAAAATGCAATCCGCTTATTTTCCTTGAGCCACGCAATTCAG GGCACAAAAAAGATCATCAATAAGAAGAAATTGAATAGTAGTTGTTGTTTTGCCTCTCTTATTCATAGTTCTTCTAATGACATTGGACTTATACTTGTCTTCTTCAATGGGAAAATTGAAATAAG ATCCCTGGCAGACTTATCCTTGTTGAAGGATGCCTTTTTACGAGGTTTTGTGTACTCAAGAAACTTGAATTCAACTAGTTCCATAGCATGTTCATCAGATGGAGAAACCATCTTG TTTAATGGAGAAGAGACCTATTTTTTCTCTACGCTCTGCCAGGATGAGATATACCG GCACGTGGACAGCATTAGTACAGTATACAGAAAAGAGAGCTCAACCAGGGAAGACTCTTCTTTTGTAGTGAAATCTcctaaagaaaagaaaaag GGTCTGTTTGGAATGATTATGAAAGATCACAAAGGAAGCAAATCAAAAGAAAGTGCTGCAAATGGCAGCGAACAATGTATTGCAACGACTTCTGAAGAGCTGGCTTCAATATTTTCTTCAACTAACTTTGCTCCGCCATCTGAGGGAAGGAACAGTTCACTAAGAGATGATGAAAATGTCGAGCTGGACATAG ATGATATCAACATTGATGACAACCCACAGAAGCCAAAAGGACCACATTTCCCTGGTCTAAGCAAAGAGAAAATCAGCAAGGGACTCCATACCCTTAGAG GAAAGTTGAAGCCCAAGACTGAAGAAAAGATAAGCTCAGGAAACAAAAAAATTGAAGATGAAACATCAGTGAGTCAAGTCGATCAGATAAAGATGAAGTATGGATATGCAAATACAACAAATGAT GACTCAACCAGCGTTCCAAAAATGATTGGAAACAAGCTGCAGGAGAACATGAAAAAGTTGGAG GGCATTAACCTTCGGGCTGCTGATATGGCCAGCGGCGCCCAGTCATTCTCTGCAATGGCAAAAGAGCTACTCCGGACAACAAAGAACGAGAAGGGGACCTCATAA
- the LOC136491287 gene encoding uncharacterized protein isoform X2 translates to MFVKKLVEKASKKHIGSISSLRAEDVSPRLAFHYGVPADAALLAYDPILHVLAVATRNGQIKLFGRDNTQALLQFPSPLPSRLLQFAEGQGVLLNVNTQNQIEVWDIDAKKLCYLHPIEKAITAFSVLQKSSYIYVGDSSGNVSLLKLDLAQRCLADMPYWIPFTESYGSTASAGNDVEVIFVSPQPLSELNRVLIIFRDGVMSLWDIKASKAVSISGKTMQQQSQKEAKNVTSACWACAKGSKIAIGYDNGDLYIWAIPEVTSTQNSSSMGSQNLPIQRLNLGYKLDKLPIVSLQWISSDGKAGRLYINGFNDHGHLFQVLILNEESESRIVKMVLPIAESCQGMELVTGLSDPNKHRQSALVLLLKSGQICLYDDSEIERYLLHSQSRSPPTLPNCSYVKLPYGDSGISVAKLYTCNPAALASLDEDYFSSATKYPWLFSMKDKGQTLTSFTNIHKTRNLCITGHLDGTISFWDASCPHLLQIFMIKQQNEDNTSTGNPITSLQFDMSSSILLSGERSGMVRIITFKKDSSDNIFSFLNAKQRDNCNVRSIKLKGAVTTMSSISKSKHFAAGTEKGIVSVINVEDATILYQKQFECRLSGGIASLQFEIYSHNGYDKDILIAAMEDSSIFIIEEENGKLLNPNPVQTDKPSKALLLQMLELSPNDTPAVSDNHDIVSKESLLLLCTENAIRLFSLSHAIQGTKKIINKKKLNSSCCFASLIHSSSNDIGLILVFFNGKIEIRSLADLSLLKDAFLRGFVYSRNLNSTSSIACSSDGETILFNGEETYFFSTLCQDEIYRHVDSISTVYRKESSTREDSSFVVKSPKEKKKGLFGMIMKDHKGSKSKESAANGSEQCIATTSEELASIFSSTNFAPPSEGRNSSLRDDENVELDIDDINIDDNPQKPKGPHFPGLSKEKISKGLHTLRGKLKPKTEEKISSGNKKIEDETSVSQVDQIKMKYGYANTTNDDSTSVPKMIGNKLQENMKKLEGINLRAADMASGAQSFSAMAKELLRTTKNEKGTS, encoded by the exons CATATCGGCAGCATCAGCTCCCTGCGCGCCGAGGACGTCAGCCCGCGGCTAGCCTTCCACTATGGCGTCCCCGCCGACGCCGCCCTCCTCGCCTACGACCCCATCCTCCACGTCCTCGCCGTCGCCACCAG GAATGGGCAGATCAAGCTGTTCGGCCGCGACAACACGCAGGCGTTGCTCCAGTTCCCCTCCCCACTCCCTTCCAGGCTCTTGCAG TTTGCCGAGGGCCAAGGGGTTCTGCTCAATGTCAACACCCAGAACCAGATCGAG GTTTGGGACATTGATGCGAAAAAACTCTGTTATCTGCACCCGATTGAAAAGGCGATCACTGCATTCTCTGTGCTGCAGAAGAGCTCCTACAT ATATGTTGGGGATAGTTCTGGAAATGTGTCTCTATTGAAGCTTGATTTGGCTCAGAGATGCCTAGCTGACATGCCGTACTGGATACCTTTTACTGAATCTTATG GTTCCACTGCTAGTGCTGGTAATGATGTCGAAGTAATATTTGTTTCGCCCCAGCCTTTGTCTGAATTGAACAG GGTGCTCATTATATTCAGAGATGGGGTTATGAGTTTGTGGGATATTAAAGCTAGCAAAGCAGTATCCATATCTGGTAAAACTATGCAGCAGCAATCACAGAAGGAGGCTAAAAATGTAACGTCAGCATGCTGGGCTTGTGCCAAGGGAAGCAAAATTGCTATTGGATACGATAATGGCGATTTATACATTTGGGCTATTCCTGAGGTTACAAGTACACAAAATTCCTCATCTATGGGCAGCCAGAATCTACCTATTCAGAGGCTTAACCTAGGATACAAGCTAGACAAGTTGCCAATAGTCTCTTTGCAATGGATCTCTAGCGATGGAAAGGCAGGTCGTTTGTATATCAATGGTTTCAATGATCATGGACACCTATTTCAG GTTCTGATTCTGAATGAAGAGAGTGAATCACGAATTGTAAAGATGGTCTTGCCTATCGCTGAATCTTGCCAAGGAATGGAACTTGTTACAGGGCTTAGTGACCCAAATAAGCACAGACAAAGTGCCCTTGTTCTTTTGTTGAAATCTGGTCAGATCTGTTTATATGATGATTCAGAAATTGAGCGCTATCTCCTTCACTCTCAGTCTAGATCACCTCCAACACTTCCAAACTGTTCATATGTGAAGCTTCCTTATGGTGATTCAGGCATCAGTGTTGCAAAGTTGTATACATGTAACCCTGCAGCCTTAGCTTCTTTGGACGAG GATTATTTTTCATCAGCCACCAAATATCCATGGCTGTTTTCAATGAAGGATAAAGGTCAGACTTTAACAAGTTTTACCAACATTCATAAGACCCGGAACCTCTGTATAACTGGACATCTAGATGGAACCATAAGCTTTTGGGATGCATCATGCCCTCATTTGCTGCAGATTTTTATGATAAAGCAGCAG AATGAAGATAATACATCAACTGGCAACCCTATCACATCATTACAGTTTGATATGTCCTCTAGCATTCTGTTGTCTGGAGAAAGGAGTGGAATG GTCCGtattatcacattcaaaaaggaCTCCAGCGACAACATATTCTCCTTTTTAAATG CAAAGCAAAGAGATAACTGCAATGTCAGAAGTATAAAGCTTAAAGGAGCTGTAACCACAATGTCTTCTATCTCAAAATCAAAGCATTTTGCTGCTGGGACAGAAAAAGGAATT GTATCAGTTATCAACGTAGAAGATGCTACAATCTTATATCAAAAACAGTTTGAGTGTCGACTATCTGGTGGAATCGCCTCTTTGCAATTTGAAATCTATAGCCATAATGGATATGACAAGGACATTTTGATAGCAGCGATGGAAGATTCATCTATTTTTATTATCGAGGAAGAAAATGGGAAACTTTTGAACCCCAACCCAGTTCAGACTGACAAGCCCTCTAAAGCCCTTCTTCTGCAGATGTTAG AGTTATCGCCCAATGACACACCAGCAGTTTCAGATAACCACGATATAGTATCGAAGGAATCATTGCTGTTACTTTGCACTGAAAATGCAATCCGCTTATTTTCCTTGAGCCACGCAATTCAG GGCACAAAAAAGATCATCAATAAGAAGAAATTGAATAGTAGTTGTTGTTTTGCCTCTCTTATTCATAGTTCTTCTAATGACATTGGACTTATACTTGTCTTCTTCAATGGGAAAATTGAAATAAG ATCCCTGGCAGACTTATCCTTGTTGAAGGATGCCTTTTTACGAGGTTTTGTGTACTCAAGAAACTTGAATTCAACTAGTTCCATAGCATGTTCATCAGATGGAGAAACCATCTTG TTTAATGGAGAAGAGACCTATTTTTTCTCTACGCTCTGCCAGGATGAGATATACCG GCACGTGGACAGCATTAGTACAGTATACAGAAAAGAGAGCTCAACCAGGGAAGACTCTTCTTTTGTAGTGAAATCTcctaaagaaaagaaaaag GGTCTGTTTGGAATGATTATGAAAGATCACAAAGGAAGCAAATCAAAAGAAAGTGCTGCAAATGGCAGCGAACAATGTATTGCAACGACTTCTGAAGAGCTGGCTTCAATATTTTCTTCAACTAACTTTGCTCCGCCATCTGAGGGAAGGAACAGTTCACTAAGAGATGATGAAAATGTCGAGCTGGACATAG ATGATATCAACATTGATGACAACCCACAGAAGCCAAAAGGACCACATTTCCCTGGTCTAAGCAAAGAGAAAATCAGCAAGGGACTCCATACCCTTAGAG GAAAGTTGAAGCCCAAGACTGAAGAAAAGATAAGCTCAGGAAACAAAAAAATTGAAGATGAAACATCAGTGAGTCAAGTCGATCAGATAAAGATGAAGTATGGATATGCAAATACAACAAATGAT GACTCAACCAGCGTTCCAAAAATGATTGGAAACAAGCTGCAGGAGAACATGAAAAAGTTGGAG GGCATTAACCTTCGGGCTGCTGATATGGCCAGCGGCGCCCAGTCATTCTCTGCAATGGCAAAAGAGCTACTCCGGACAACAAAGAACGAGAAGGGGACCTCATAA